A stretch of Portunus trituberculatus isolate SZX2019 chromosome 48, ASM1759143v1, whole genome shotgun sequence DNA encodes these proteins:
- the LOC123498763 gene encoding protein phosphatase methylesterase 1-like isoform X1 produces MSGPQRGLLKNVLPPVGPPGLPGSARRGWGSGGLTVGGRRDYTPVSWRKYWDSCQDVTLEGGDVFRVYQRGSVGPLLLLLHGGGYSALTWSLFAENVTEMVECQVLAIDQRGHGDTHTTDDGDLSASTLASDVGRVVETMYGAQQPPCVLIGHSMGGAVAVHAAYHQHVAGLAGLIVIDVVEGTAMDALSSMQSFLRGRPNNFNSLQNAVEWSVRSGQTRNVEAARVSMPGQVKNVETGKCGTVDLENMDEAPKEPPTEGRRGSTVRADVIMEEGSEADPSSEASSASDSKLPVTKYTWRINLGETEKFWAEWFQGLSSKFLSSNPAKMLLLAGIDRLDTDLTVGQMQGKFQMQVLPQCGHAVQEDTPDRVAEVLATFLLRHRLATAKSEFHSFLLTSTSILSNPIHQ; encoded by the exons ATGTCTGGGCCCCAGCGTGGACTACTCAAGAATGTCCTGCCGCCCGTGGGACCCCCGGGCTTGCCTGG GTCAGCACGGCGTGGATGGGGTTCTGGGGGGCTGACAGTGGGGGGACGGAGGGACTACACCCCAGTGTCATGGAGGAAGTACTGGGACTCCTGTCAAGATGTGACTCTGGAAGGTGGGGACGTGTTCCGAGTGTACCAGCGAGGTTCAGTGggaccgctgctgctgctgctgcatgggGGTGGATATTCAGCCCTCACTTGGTCACTCTTTGCT GAGAATGTGACGGAGATGGTGGAGTGCCAGGTGTTGGCAATAGACCAGCGGGGCCACGGAGACACCCACACCACGGATGACGGTGATCTTTCTGCCTCTACACTTGCCAG TGATGTCGGCCGAGTGGTGGAGACCATGTATGGGGCTCAGCAGCCGCCTTGTGTGCTCATCGGCCACAGCATGGGCGGAGCTGTGGCTGTGCATGCAGCTTACCATCAGCATGTAGCCG GTCTAGCAGGACTGATTGTGATAGACGTGGTGGAAGGAACAGCAATGGACGCCCTCAGCTCCATGCAAAGTTTTCTACGAGGACGTCCAAACAACTTTAACTCTCTTCAAAATGCTGTTGAATGGAG TGTACGTTCTGGACAGACAAGGAATGTTGAGGCAGCCAGAGTGTCCATGCCTGGCCAAGTTAAAAA CGTGGAGACAGGCAAGTGTGGCACGGTTGACTTGGAAAACATGGATGAGGCCCCCAAAGAGCCTCCCACTGAGGGGCGGCGAGGCTCCACGGTGAGGGCTGACGTCATCATGGAGGAAGGTTCAGAGGCAGACCCTTCCAGTGAGGCCTCCTCTGCTTCTGATAGCAAGTTACCA GTCACAAAGTACACCTGGCGAATAAATTTGGGAGAGACTGAGAAGTTTTGGGCTGAGTGGTTCCAAGGCTTGTCTTCCAAGTTTCTGTCAAGTAATCCAGCTAAGATGTTGTTGCTGGCAGGCATTGATAGACTGGATACAGACCTTACTGTGGGGCAAATGCAAG gCAAGTTCCAGATGCAAGTGTTGCCTCAGTGTGGACATGCAGTGCAGGAGGACACCCCTGACCGTGTGGCGGAGGTGCTCGCCACCTTTCTGCTGCGCCACAGACTTGCCACGGCCAAGTCTGAGTTCCACAG
- the LOC123498763 gene encoding protein phosphatase methylesterase 1-like isoform X2, giving the protein MSGPQRGLLKNVLPPVGPPGLPGSARRGWGSGGLTVGGRRDYTPVSWRKYWDSCQDVTLEGGDVFRVYQRGSVGPLLLLLHGGGYSALTWSLFAENVTEMVECQVLAIDQRGHGDTHTTDDGDLSASTLASDVGRVVETMYGAQQPPCVLIGHSMGGAVAVHAAYHQHVAGLAGLIVIDVVEGTAMDALSSMQSFLRGRPNNFNSLQNAVEWSVRSGQTRNVEAARVSMPGQVKNVETGKCGTVDLENMDEAPKEPPTEGRRGSTVRADVIMEEGSEADPSSEASSASDSKLPVTKYTWRINLGETEKFWAEWFQGLSSKFLSSNPAKMLLLAGIDRLDTDLTVGQMQGKFQMQVLPQCGHAVQEDTPDRVAEVLATFLLRHRLATAKSEFHRSFPAC; this is encoded by the exons ATGTCTGGGCCCCAGCGTGGACTACTCAAGAATGTCCTGCCGCCCGTGGGACCCCCGGGCTTGCCTGG GTCAGCACGGCGTGGATGGGGTTCTGGGGGGCTGACAGTGGGGGGACGGAGGGACTACACCCCAGTGTCATGGAGGAAGTACTGGGACTCCTGTCAAGATGTGACTCTGGAAGGTGGGGACGTGTTCCGAGTGTACCAGCGAGGTTCAGTGggaccgctgctgctgctgctgcatgggGGTGGATATTCAGCCCTCACTTGGTCACTCTTTGCT GAGAATGTGACGGAGATGGTGGAGTGCCAGGTGTTGGCAATAGACCAGCGGGGCCACGGAGACACCCACACCACGGATGACGGTGATCTTTCTGCCTCTACACTTGCCAG TGATGTCGGCCGAGTGGTGGAGACCATGTATGGGGCTCAGCAGCCGCCTTGTGTGCTCATCGGCCACAGCATGGGCGGAGCTGTGGCTGTGCATGCAGCTTACCATCAGCATGTAGCCG GTCTAGCAGGACTGATTGTGATAGACGTGGTGGAAGGAACAGCAATGGACGCCCTCAGCTCCATGCAAAGTTTTCTACGAGGACGTCCAAACAACTTTAACTCTCTTCAAAATGCTGTTGAATGGAG TGTACGTTCTGGACAGACAAGGAATGTTGAGGCAGCCAGAGTGTCCATGCCTGGCCAAGTTAAAAA CGTGGAGACAGGCAAGTGTGGCACGGTTGACTTGGAAAACATGGATGAGGCCCCCAAAGAGCCTCCCACTGAGGGGCGGCGAGGCTCCACGGTGAGGGCTGACGTCATCATGGAGGAAGGTTCAGAGGCAGACCCTTCCAGTGAGGCCTCCTCTGCTTCTGATAGCAAGTTACCA GTCACAAAGTACACCTGGCGAATAAATTTGGGAGAGACTGAGAAGTTTTGGGCTGAGTGGTTCCAAGGCTTGTCTTCCAAGTTTCTGTCAAGTAATCCAGCTAAGATGTTGTTGCTGGCAGGCATTGATAGACTGGATACAGACCTTACTGTGGGGCAAATGCAAG gCAAGTTCCAGATGCAAGTGTTGCCTCAGTGTGGACATGCAGTGCAGGAGGACACCCCTGACCGTGTGGCGGAGGTGCTCGCCACCTTTCTGCTGCGCCACAGACTTGCCACGGCCAAGTCTGAGTTCCACAG